The proteins below are encoded in one region of Buttiauxella gaviniae:
- a CDS encoding helix-turn-helix transcriptional regulator, with protein sequence MDNISVFCDDCYVREAISSILKGIKRNALNSSELSVFLFEKTWLNETELSMILNCQSERIIIFARESLLGFFSSLMLPEHISFGRYDMPINNLRKMMDDFINPPVKEFSVLRRKVIPEKQLSPSERKITSLYVQGLSVVHIAESMNKSFKTVSSHKRSAMKKMGISSNIELMQKGRVFLMMNREYLLAS encoded by the coding sequence ATGGACAATATCTCTGTGTTTTGTGATGACTGCTATGTCAGGGAAGCAATAAGTTCAATTCTTAAAGGTATTAAACGTAACGCATTAAATAGTAGTGAGTTATCTGTTTTTTTGTTCGAGAAAACATGGCTGAATGAAACAGAACTCTCTATGATATTAAATTGTCAATCAGAAAGGATTATTATATTTGCCAGAGAGTCTCTGCTAGGTTTTTTCTCTTCTCTCATGCTTCCTGAACATATATCCTTCGGGCGATATGATATGCCTATAAACAACCTGCGCAAGATGATGGATGACTTTATAAATCCACCTGTAAAAGAATTTTCAGTGCTCCGACGAAAGGTTATCCCGGAGAAACAATTGAGTCCAAGTGAGCGAAAAATAACATCGCTATATGTACAGGGGCTATCCGTTGTACATATCGCTGAATCAATGAATAAAAGTTTTAAAACCGTCAGTAGTCACAAGCGTAGCGCGATGAAAAAAATGGGTATCTCAAGTAATATAGAGTTAATGCAAAAGGGGCGCGTATTTTTAATGATGAATAGAGAGTACTTGCTGGCATCGTAA